The Amphiura filiformis chromosome 15, Afil_fr2py, whole genome shotgun sequence region AATCTTGTCATATCAAACATTAAGGTCGTGATGTCGTTCAAATTttatatgtacaaaacattattattgagAATGTGGTAACCTTCTGAAATGTATTAGAATATAGCATGTCTATCTATTTCCTATAACAAAAAAAGAACTAAAAACTTGTATAACACGGGCTATGTATAGCCTTATAAGAATCGTTTATTTCACTCGTATTTGTCCTGATGTGGTGATGGGTACCGAAAAATTATACTAGATTGTtccaaatattaaatattattccTCATCTGCCCCTGATAAAAATAACATGGTGAATTTGTCCATTGTCTTTGtccttgttttttttgttttgtcttttgttTGGTGTTAAAAATCAGCCATAATTTATATTGTAGAAAATGTTAAGTAAATCATAGACAGTAAAACCATGGCTGtcgaaagacaaaaaaaaaaatccaaatacaaCATGCATTCATAATACTTATAGGAAATAAAGAACAATTACTTGAATGACGATTTACTTTATCATTATTACATGTACAATTATTGCTATTCATGACATGTCatgtatcaatcaatcaatcaatcaatcaatcaatcaatcaatcaatcaatcaatcaatctatctGTATCAATCAATCTATccgtcaatcaatcaataatcaatcaatagGTTTTCAAATGGTGACAAGAGTTGCTGTTTGATTGAACCTACAAGAAACATGAGATACATCATTTCAAAATGTATCGACATTTGTTTTAAACTTTGTTAAACAAAGTCGTATATATTTCATACGTAGTCAGTGTCCATTGAAAATATACTGATTGCTCATGTActattaaaatcaattaaaaagtgtcATTAAGTACTGGCCGCCCAACCAAACTTACCTACCTGTTGATAatgactattccatttaaaatgcacactacccctgtggaagattttggagatatgttccacagagggagtatgaatttcagatggaatgactgcattagcagctccatttgaaacacaccctccctcaatagaagattcaggttgaatctttctcatagggtgtatgaaattcaaatggaggtgCTTTATGTGTTCAATCcttttaaaattcatactacTCCTCTGAGTAacatatttcaaaatcttccacaggggaatggggaggttcaaatggaatagcccaatttattcATTGCTAATACAAATTGCTTGTCAATATAGTAAACACTTATATAATATAGgtcattcaaattcaaaattatgACAAAAACGTTGTCTGTTTCCCTTTTCAAATAATTACCAAAAAATCAAACACAATTATCCATTAGTACAATCATACCACAGAGCAATACTGTTAGCGCTATTATTTAACAAGTAAATAATAGAAAGCAAAGAAATATTTCCATCACAAAATTCGCCATTTTTATGTGTGGATGTTTATGGGGAGATACTGCCAATCAAGAGTATTCTCCTTTTTAAACCATAACAAGGTTAATTTGAGCACGAGTTTCAACCTCACATAAACTGTATCTAAGTTTCAGGATGCCCATAGAGATAACATGCCCAATTTACCAACTTATAGCGGTTATAATGCACTTGAGTTTGCTGTCCTTTGTGTGTTTCAACAACTGGTGTGAGAAGATTAAAGGTTAAGATAATGTGATACTACTTGAACCACATATTATTACACAGTCAGAAATATCAGAGGAAGATGCGATCTATTACCATGGCACGCATGTTCCAATCTTCTGTCatctgaaaaaataataaaaatatattaaccCTTAACCTTTGATGTCTTAAACAtggcctgtatgtgggttttctgaccaaattaacctcctTATTTGGCCATTTATCCCTCAAAGCCCAAAGCGCAATTTATTCCACTCTTGCACAATATTCATCAGTTTAActtcaaaatggaaaaaaattataCCGCAAATTCTGTCGCCAAAGAGGTGCCAGAttcactatatatttcaaaaagAAATGCTTTCCAAGCCCCacccccaaatgttaaaaagaaatctacgccactgggcaCTTTTGTGATTTATCCATAACAGTTAGAGCCTCATGGAAAGTCTCATGGAATTTTGTTCTGATGTAACCCCGTACgtttatttaatgtcattttctATTTCAGAAAATGAGTCGCTTGAAAAAGAAATGACCTCTTGACATGATTACATGTTGTCATGTACATTTCCATGATAATGGTTGTTGAATTTAAGAAAGGTGAACTGCTAGGGACTGTCTGTTAAGTTAAAGTATTGTTTTGGCTATTtgtgttttcaaatttttgagaCTACTTAAAATGCGACGATTAGTTTTAAAGCATGAATTTAGGTTGCTATTTTGTCGACCCTGTCAAAAAAAAGCAATTAAGTAATTCACTACTAATACTTTACAGCGTTAAAATCATCTTCATTTGCTGAAATGGTCTGCGATCAATTTGACTCCTTCTGCACCATGGTAAATTCTCTTGAATACTTTCTAGGTGCTCTTCATCGATTTCGCCACTGTCGTCAGCGAAAGTTTGGAGTCCGCTCTTTCCGAGCTGTGATTGTCATATATTTCTCTGTTGCCGGTGGCCATTGCTTCAACGTCTCTGTGATGTGAGccaatttctttcatttcaagGTAAATGGGTGACGTTTCAATGTTTTTGTATTTACTTTTGTATTTGCAGTACGTTTCGGGTTTATTTGGTCGCTTCATTAAGAGCAGTGGTGGCAGTGTTTCTAGAAACACCTTTCTCACCCATGGTCGCATGACGTGTGTTCTAGGCCCTCGATAATGAATATTCAATACTATAACTGTTATCACAATAGATAATGTCACCAGAATCATAGTAAACAATAAATATTTTCCAATGAGTGGAATAGTAAGTAATGTTGGAGGAATAATTTTGACAATCAGCAGTAGAAACACAGTAAGTGCCAAAAGTACTGATAtacacaatgtgattttctctcctgAATCTGACGGCAAGAAAAATACCAAAACAGTAAGAAATGAAATGAGTACACACGGTAGAATAAGATTCACGGTATAAAATAGAGGTTTCCTACGGATGATAAGATTGAAGGTGATGTCCGTGTAAATGTTGTCGCAGCAAGGATATTTCACTGTATTTTTGGTTGCCGGTGTGTCAATAATATCCCATTCTCCAGACTCCCAATAATCTTCAAGATCTACTTTATCATTGATCGGGATCAAATCTACTTTGTGTCCATCATATGTCCACGATGCAAATTTCAAGGTGCACTCCTGTTGATCAAATGGGAAATAGGTAACGTCAATCTTGCAGGAGCTTCTGTAGATTGCTGGAGGTAACCAATAGATTTCTCCATGTGAAGATAACAATGCCCTTGTCATCAATGTCACTTCGAAATTGCCATCAGCACTGGAAAGAAATTTGGAATACTCATATAAATTAATGATAATTGCAGTAAAGGAACGAAAGATTTTAGGTAAATAACATTGCTTTTAAACGCCTTTGCTCCAAATTactttatatttgttttcaaattattcTAATTATTGAAGGTTGTTGATGTAACGCATAGTGTTTTCTGTTTCACAAATAACCttattccaaattttgagttaaattgtTCCAGTGGTTTGGATTCTGGAAGCCCATAATAATGTGGTGAGATCGAGCAAAATCAGTTTTAAGTTggacatatttaattttcagtttctaataGGATTTTAAACACCATTTGCAaagctatattttgcagaaaaaacaaacaattg contains the following coding sequences:
- the LOC140171676 gene encoding neuronal acetylcholine receptor subunit alpha-3-like, translated to MLWLPDLVLYNNADGNFEVTLMTRALLSSHGEIYWLPPAIYRSSCKIDVTYFPFDQQECTLKFASWTYDGHKVDLIPINDKVDLEDYWESGEWDIIDTPATKNTVKYPCCDNIYTDITFNLIIRRKPLFYTVNLILPCVLISFLTVLVFFLPSDSGEKITLCISVLLALTVFLLLIVKIIPPTLLTIPLIGKYLLFTMILVTLSIVITVIVLNIHYRGPRTHVMRPWVRKVFLETLPPLLLMKRPNKPETYCKYKSKYKNIETSPIYLEMKEIGSHHRDVEAMATGNREIYDNHSSERADSKLSLTTVAKSMKST